CCTTGATGGGTGAGGAAACGAGACTCAACCCCAAATAATGTATCACACACGCACCATAGAATGTTGTTACTGTACCTGCGTGAAGCCCAGTTTGATGCGTCTCTGTTTGAAAGTGCGGGCGAACTGCTCCAACTCCTCCAGGTCGCTcggctcctcggggtggggggtCACGGATGACACTGTCGTAATGCCTCCTCCTCCACCGCTCACCTCCATGCTCTTGTCTCGCTGAAGaaacatattattatacaaCATTATACAACATATTTCCTAACAGGAAGTAACCAAATACGATTCCACACCCAGCAACCTACCTGTGCTTGCAGTCCCATTCTAGTTGGAGCAGACAGCAGACTCCCTTGGTTTTGTTGAGGTAGCGGAATAAGATTTGGTGTCGACAGGAGTCctgaaaaatgcacacattttatgaaaaagtattaaaatattacaatatacaatatggtGCTATGACAAAATGCTCTCGAAACGTACAAtaattaactccacaagatgtttttctttggtatATTGGTGATGCCGCCACACAAAGAAAAAggtctggctgctcagtacaattcATTTGGtaacaattacacacacacaagttaatTTTAGCATGCAGATGCTGAAGTAAACACAGTCACTgtacacaaaacaatgcagcagTACCTATAAAAGGACACTAGGTGACAGTATACGTACACCTTTGTGTACCCTCTCCATTATGTgcatttagggcaggggtctcaaacatgcggcccgcgggttgaggcccccgccttgatatgaaagttaaatgttagtgcggcccgcgcaagtttgatatggatgctgtatggtatcatgtacccagaaaaaattattacgtttgattaatgttcatgttaaaggttaaataacagttaatggttatcctccctatccgtgtggaagtggtaagtttttggctatttaagtttaaaggaaataacttgaaggctaccgtttaggtcgctagctctcgagtttgcaagttagcatgtgtctcaagaccctgcagttgcgcaatatgttgtaaataaaaagagtataaatgtgactatagtcgtgttttgtcatgtctacagggctctaataataatttgttaattttaatctgaaaaaaataatttgtctacccaccaactatatgtggtttcttaagtttttattatttgccgttttattattattattatatttatttatttattactgattgattttctttattcttgatttgtttattcatttttcatcttactttgtgtagaaaaataaaaagcaagatatttgagaacagtggaatgttttatcagagctgcCTGTATAGTAAACAAAGGGTTAATGAAGGTGTCAGCCTGCAAGAAATTCATTCACTAATTCATACTCACATCATTTCCATTGTTTTGAAATGAATAGATAGCTGTGCTGTGTAAATATGACAAACCTATTTTTTCAACAAACACTGATGTTTTTAGCTCAtttggcgccacctgttggTACACATGTGCATCCTTATCCAAATCCAATGTCATATTCGATAAGTTACTTTAACAATGACAAGCGGAAGTCAACTGTTATCATGTAACgtattgtgtttatatttcgGTCACACTACCTTGCTGTCCCTGCTGCGCTTGCGGGAGGAGGAACTGGGCAGGAGACGGGAGTGGGTGGCCCGGCACCAAAACCAGCTGCTGGAGATGTAGCAACTGCTGGATGTCCTGAAGATGATGAGAACATTTGAATGAATTCAAAATGAAGGCGCATGGATCCAAAAAGAGGAAAAGGCGAAATGCATGCGAGGTGAAACAAGGCTGTTAGGTTGAGCCACGACTGCTCCATCAATCGTGAGCAGTTCATGAGCAAGGTGCTTTCATTGGCTGCCAGTACCTGGGCGGTGAGCTGGATTGGCTGAGAGAGGGTAAGATGGGGCGGAGGAGGTGGGGCGGGGACGCTTTGGGCAGTGTGTTCCTGTGTGCTCTTTCCCTGACCCTGCGCCTGCTGCTGGCCTGTTTGTCCTGCTTGCTGcgtttgctgctgctgttgctgctgctgggtttgctgattggctgcggcggcggcggccgcCTGAGCTTGCTGATTGGCCTGGGCGGCGGCGTGGGCCGCGTGAGCGGCGTGCGCTGCGCTGGACTGCTGCACGGCGGCGGCCAGGAGCTGCGCTTGAGCCTGCTGCAACAAGAGCTGCTGCTGCGCCGGCAACAGAGCCGTGAGCTGCGAGGCAAAGACGCAGGAGAGGGTAGCGTGCAGAAAAGTGTTAATGCAAAGTTTGCAGCAGGGAAGCAAAGCCAAGCAAAGCGCCATTTGAGATGTCTCTCTCACCCCTGCGAGCTGGGAGCCGGTCAGCATgagttgtgtgtgttgcagggcTGTCTGGGAGGGGGTCGGGCCGTGAGAGGGAGTCAACGCCGGGGACATCTCGCCACACTCTTCCATCTTAttctaaacaacacaaaacataaaGTTATACCTCAAGAGCTGCATCATCTCTCCCCGAGGAGGAGGGGACACAGTTATTTGCATTCTCCCGCAGTGTATGCAAATTTGAACGAGTTGTGTagtattatgatttatttaggCAATGCATGGGAGTTCTGGGAAAAAGGGGAATACCATCAGTCTGTTGGTTTATTTATATTGAAGGATGGGACAAAAGAGCAATTCAGAGCTCTCACGTTGCCGACATACAACTTAGCGTGTGACGTTAAAACACAAAAGATAGGTAAACATGAGGCCAgacgtgcatacatacacacacacacacacacacacacacacattgagtcACAAAACACACTCACCTTGCTGCTGCTGAGGCTCGGCGACAGGGAGAATGGATTGACCTTCATTGACTGAGTCTTGAAGCGGAGAAAAAGACTGTTGTTAATAACACAAAGGGTATATAGAGCATACACATATAATACAAGGGCTTTGCTATTTATGTACGTTTATTATGAGTTTTCATATGTTTTGTGTCCGACATCATGTTTACTTCCACAATatgaattcaattcaatttcagCTGCACAATCAACTGAGACCCGACTAGCATTCAGTTACTAATACAATAgggcaaaatattacaaacatcTATCAGTGTGATGTACTTCTACAGCATACACTGTagactacaaccacaataataaacacctaTTGTTAAATCAAcacatttctatttctattttatttacacaaaacattTACGTATGTTGGGTTGATTGGcagctctaaattgtccataggtatgaatgaaactgaatggttgtttgtctacatatgcaattggctggcgaccagtctagtgTGTACTGgtgttagctgggataggctccagcataaccccccGGAAAGTACAGTGGAATCTTGACAATTCAAACACCGTAAAGATTGAATCATGTATACAGAGcaacattttgggaaaaaaactgggaatgtgtgatgataaccatagaacagaataatattataataaataattctacattaatacaatattcattcattcattttccaccgcttatgcacactagggtcatgggggtgcctgagcctatcccagctgtcttcgggtgagatgcggggtacaccctggactggtggccagccaatcacagggcacatatagacacattcatacctatggacaatttggagtcgccaattaacctagcatgttattggaatgtgggaggaaaccggagtagccggagaaaaaaaactggGTATCACTGAgaatgtgtgatgataaccatagaacagaataataatataataaataattctacattaatacaatattcattcattcattttctaccgcttatccttacgagggttgcagggggtgctggagcctatcccagctgtcttcgggcgagtacaccctggactggttgccagccaatcacagggcacatatagacaaacaaccattcacactcacattcatacctatggacaatttggagtcgccaattaacctagcaattaACCTAATCCacacattttggaatgtgggaggaaaccggagtacccggagaaaacccacgcatgcatggggagaacatgcaaactccacacagagatggccgagggtggaactgaactcaggtctcctagctgtgtggcccatTACTACAATAATGTATCACAATAAGCACCGACAATGTGTCACCGCAGTTTTTGCAACACAACACATTGGCTTGGTcatttatgcaaatgagacCCGTGGTGGATTGTTTTAACATGCACAACATGGCTAAGTTGACAATAGTAACAGAATAATGGAATGagtacacatttttttgattttgcACTTGATTTTCCATAGTAGTAAACTCcaggaaaaatattttgaaatatgaaCAAACAGGACGCAATGATCATTTGAACGTACCTGGTGATTGGATTCAGATCCATTGGGTTCTGATTCTACATGGAAAAACGAAAGAAAAGATGTGAGTGTAGAACCCCAATGTCTAACTTCAATACAATCGATGCAGCATACGGACAATTAATACggacaacgatgagccaattcaagaaacaatacaaactgtattaggaaagcagaaagtgaacaaatgtaacagttactgattgtaaaagtaccagatggaggggtaggatttaataagctttgcttcttcctactccttttggacatgtggaactgtgaactgattatgtgatgcattcaattgtaatctgatgcatgttcaaattaaataaaaccattaccattaccattattagcaTTGTTCTATATTATACaatggttattattatgttaatgaTATTATTGCGGGTAAGATGCTCTCACCTGTGCTGTCCAGTGGTGAGTCTGCCCCTACTTTGTCAACCTCAGCTGGCCTTGACATCCTGATAtctgcacacacagacacatggcAAGGAGTCAGTGAAGATAAGAATACCAAGTCAGGTAGCAACTGGTGACAAAATGTTGCCAGGGGAGAATCGAGAAGCCTTCAGGTGCAGCGTGGGAGGGTTCGCACTGTACGCTCAATCAGTCACGAGCCCGATCCAGcccactttcattcattcattctttccaaTTAGTGGTCGAAGACAGAGTAGGCTGACTGTCAGAGGTGTCGGCTGCTTCTAAATTTAGCTTGAGGTGTTTACGTGGGAGTTGTTTTGGCGCTAAAAATGTCTCACAATGTGTGTCGTGTCATTCAGTACGAGTCCTGGTGGCTTGTTGGTTCATACTCGCCAACCACGACAGAGACAGTCTGAGATATTATTTCCTTTACTATGGGCTGCAGTACTTTTATTTAGTCAAACAAACTGTGGGACAAGTTTATGTTGCAGATAACcttcaatgcacacacacacacacacacacacagctacttCCCTTTTGTGAAAACATGCAAATCTGCCCAACGACCAACTAATTATATCTGCCACCTGcataataacccccccccccccccacactctttCCATTATACACTTTTAGTACCAAGAGAAGCCGCAGCATTGCAGATGGTGATTTAGCTGTAAGGTTTTTTAGAGCAAAGCTGAACCAAGCTTGGGTCCAAACGTGTTCTCTCTCCACTGGGGGGCAGCGGAAAGCCACGGTCATACAGTAAGAATGCTGACCCACTGATGAATAGTAAATGGtcaatgtaataaataatgttcAAGAGTAGCAGAAAGAGAAGTGGACGTGTAATAAAGCGTACAAACACCGCAGCCCCTTTCACACTGCTTAAAAGACGGCCCGGTTACCTTTTTACAAAAGAGTGACCACCTTTGGAGGTCATATCAGCGAGACAGAGTCTGTGCAATTGTCACTATCtgagtatttaaaaaataaattttgcaCATCACATCACACCAGACACTGACGTCACTTTTCTAATTATCTGATAGCAGGATGCggtgttgctgtgtgaaagcaacaccgcatcattcattcattcattttctaccacttttcctcacgagggtcgcaggggggtgctggagcctattccagctgtctttgggcgagaggcggggtacaccctggactggtcgccagccaatcacagagcacatatagacaaacaaccattcacactcacattcatacctatggacaatttggagtcaccaattaacctagcatgtttttggaatgtgggtgcatATTCAGTTAATCGTAATAAATTAcgtcaagaaaaacaacaatggacctAAAACAGAGCCTTGGGGTACTCCTGAGTTGTACCTGACCAACAGCAATATCAGCTTTTTGAAAAGGCAATTTAACACGGATATGGGAGAAGTTGACAACAGAAACTACAATGATTTTGTTGCATATCCatccaatccattttctatgccacttatcctcattagggtccgGGGGTAAATATTGAATCATGTATACAGAGCAACATTTTCGGAAAAAAGAAAACTGGGTATCACTGAaaatgtgtgatgataaccataaaacagaataataatataataaataattctacATTAATACAAtatagagcctatcccagctgtcttcgggcgagaggcggggtacaccctggactggtcgccagccaatcacagggcacatatagacaaacaaccattcacactcacattcatacctatggacaatttggagtcactaattaacctagcatgtttttggaatgcacgcatgcacagggagaacatgcaaactccatacagagatggccaagagtggaattgaacccgggtctcgtagctgtgaggtctgcacgctaaccactcgaccaccgtgcagccctgtgtgAAAGTGCAGAGTTACAGTAATTTTCTGCCTGTGCTGGGAAGTGTGCAAAAGGAACAAGTGATGTTTGGACCCTTAAGTGACGACACCGCCTTCCACACTGCTTATCCCCCCTTTTTTCACCATGACTGTGCCATTTACACAGAACAAACACATGATGAAACTAACCCGGCAATTTTCCAAGtccagtttttgtgttgaaagcaattgtTCCTCtccaatatgtattttatatatctgGTGCTGACCTTGACtctaaatcaaataataatacttgAAAACACACACTGTTACAACTGTTTCACATTCtctgggttctgtgtaaaaggcacagaTAGTAAATGTCCGATCTATTCAGACCCTGATGCAGAATCTTCCTGTAAAAGTTTGctctttttatgtatttttcctcaGTGTCTGCGCCGTTCCGATGATGACATTAATCTGGCAAATTTACCTTCTGAAGGATGccatgttgctgtgtgaaagcacCAAAATAATGTGATAATGCCATAGATTACTGTATAAAACTCAGACATATTGGCAGTAATTGCCCTAAAATATTACTGCTATGCAAACTGACAAAATAATACTGATTAAGTTATTCAAACTCAAGTACTCAAATAGAATACTGTACAACAGATAAAAGGCTGAGGTAATAAAACAGCCATAATGGTAAACTCCCCTCCCGTACAGTACTTAAAGTGGCACCTCTCGTATATAGAGGTGCTTACAGTACACGTTGGCAGGAGCCACGGTGAAAAGTGTGTATTGATCGACATACCGTATATACGACATGAAAATGGCAGCATGGTGGATACCGTGGTTGTTAATACTGTGCTTGGGACAGTATATCAAGATAGTGTCTTTTCTCTCACTTCCCCATCCTGACTTCCCCTTATTGCCACTCCAGTACAGTAGTGTAAGTTAATATAACTCTGTTAATATTAGCCGCACATACACTTAATAGTACCATTTAGAGTTTGCAACTCTCACTTCATCTGCACCAGAAATTAAACTATtcattcaaatgtttatttggcACACGATAAAACCAATGCAGTGATAGGCGCTATCACTGCATCTCAAGTGTGTATTTGCGATACACTCACTTTTGTGCTGCATAATCCTGTGTCATGAAAACATGATGCAACACGAACTGGCGTCaggttttaaaattatttacagCTATGAAGCACAAGAACAGTTAATATAATTGTAGTATTCGCATCAATTGTGTGTTTGCACTGTGAGTGTGTTTGCACTGTTTTGTGCTATTGGACCTGATGTGTAAAGTACTTCTGTGTATGTATTACAGCAatcaaaataactaaataagcTTCATAACAATTATTGTTGTGCTTAAATGTCAAATTATGTGATTTATTCCAGCCAATCAGTGAACAgtagtaataattataatcaaaatattataataatacaaataaaattgcataatatattttggaatagccttttattgtggccaacctaaggcacacctgtgcaataatcactCTTTCTGTTCAGCATCTGAGGTGGATGAATTATGATtgttatatacatgtatacagcACACTATAGATAACATTATAGTGTATTtaaataatgatataaaaactgttgaaattaaaaattaaaaaaaattaaaaactgtaagaaattattcaatataatgatttttttttaccactggtACATAATCGGCAATTTTATTTAAACGTTAGTATTTGTTTTCAAGCCTAACATTAATATGTAAGCCAATTTCCAAGAATATTAATTTGTGGTCTACAAAGCAGGATTCTCAACTTGTGGGTGGATACACAAAAGTGCACCACAGACATACTATTATGTCCAAAAATACTAATTTAACTTCTTTACAGTATATTAACATGTATacattgaattattttattgtatagaTATGTGAAATATCATATTTAGGTAGTAgggaatttttatatttaatttcacTTTATTTCTTTAATAAGCTGACATGCACTTTGCACATGTATGATGTGGATTTATgtttaaaaagatgaaaatacaGGAAGTAGATACAATTatttgttactttaaaaaaaacccttgatATATAAAACCACTATTATTGTAAGTATCCTACTGCTTGAGGGCAATTTAGCTGCCCCATTCAAGAATAGACTGATAAATAACTTATTAATGatgggaatttaaaaaaaaatgaaagagacCGTCTTGATTAGTGAAGTAACATTTCTGCTGAGGGCAGGGGAAGACATTTAGGGGTAAACTGCTGAGCAAGATAACAAGCTTGACCTAAGCTGACCATTAAAACAAGGTTAGGTGATATACTCTTTTTCGGTCTATTATTACACTTATTACACTCAATCTGAATTTGAATTAAAAGCGGCACAGCACGTGCACGTTATTTGCGAGCTCGAGACTTTGGACGGCGTTGGAGTGCAACCTTCTTTATACCAGAAACAGGACACAAGACCCGCACTTTCAATGTAAACATTATAGTGTCTGACCTTTCCTGACTGACGTCCATCTTTCTCCCCCCTTGCTCTCTAATGCCCCCTAATTagtgacactcacacacacacacatacatgttaAGGGCTTTCATGCTCACCTGGCAACCACATCGTGGAAAAGAAGTCGTTCTTGGTTGCtattgctgttgttgctgcCTTCATCATTTAGTTTGAGAATGTATatactgtgcaaaaaaaacaaaaaaaaaatcgaaaataTGAGCATTTTATCCCCCCCACGCCCCC
This genomic window from Doryrhamphus excisus isolate RoL2022-K1 chromosome 17, RoL_Dexc_1.0, whole genome shotgun sequence contains:
- the pou2f2a gene encoding POU domain, class 2, transcription factor 2 isoform X3; the protein is MFVPLPVPFVFQRAAPDLSAWRLKSPLALRSNSDIRMSRPAEVDKVGADSPLDSTESEPNGSESNHQTQSMKVNPFSLSPSLSSSKNKMEECGEMSPALTPSHGPTPSQTALQHTQLMLTGSQLAGLTALLPAQQQLLLQQAQAQLLAAAVQQSSAAHAAHAAHAAAQANQQAQAAAAAAANQQTQQQQQQQQTQQAGQTGQQQAQGQGKSTQEHTAQSVPAPPPPPHLTLSQPIQLTAQDIQQLLHLQQLVLVPGHPLPSPAQFLLPQAQQGQQGLLSTPNLIPLPQQNQGSLLSAPTRMGLQAQRDKSMEVSGGGGGITTVSSVTPHPEEPSDLEELEQFARTFKQRRIKLGFTQGDVGLAMGKLYGNDFSQTTISRFEALNLSFKNMCKLKPLLEKWLNDAETMSIDSTLPSPSSLSSPSLGFDGVPGRRRKKRTSIETNVRVALERAFLTNQKPTSEEILLIAEQLNMEKEVIRVWFCNRRQKEKRINPNSATPPLPSQPATAPPPHKPPCYSPHMMSSQLSQAVTSLSSTTAATTMSPICPLTSSLTSLTSSHPSHSSAPSPVTPPPTTAAPPAAPVGPPRSTASPATSSHSTLNLNTGLWRMGKKNGDVSSYITDFAANLSPSSQWWSAASFQS
- the pou2f2a gene encoding POU domain, class 2, transcription factor 2 isoform X4; translated protein: MMKAATTAIATKNDFFSTMWLPDIRMSRPAEVDKVGADSPLDSTESEPNGSESNHQTQSMKVNPFSLSPSLSSSKNKMEECGEMSPALTPSHGPTPSQTALQHTQLMLTGSQLAGLTALLPAQQQLLLQQAQAQLLAAAVQQSSAAHAAHAAHAAAQANQQAQAAAAAAANQQTQQQQQQQQTQQAGQTGQQQAQGQGKSTQEHTAQSVPAPPPPPHLTLSQPIQLTAQDIQQLLHLQQLVLVPGHPLPSPAQFLLPQAQQGQQGLLSTPNLIPLPQQNQGSLLSAPTRMGLQAQRDKSMEVSGGGGGITTVSSVTPHPEEPSDLEELEQFARTFKQRRIKLGFTQGDVGLAMGKLYGNDFSQTTISRFEALNLSFKNMCKLKPLLEKWLNDAETMSIDSTLPSPSSLSSPSLGFDGVPGRRRKKRTSIETNVRVALERAFLTNQKPTSEEILLIAEQLNMEKEVIRVWFCNRRQKEKRINPNSATPPLPSQPATAPPPHKPPCYSPHMMSSQLSQAVTSLSSTTAATTMSPICPLTSSLTSLTSSHPSHSSAPSPVTPPPTTAAPPAAPVGPPRSTASPATSSHSTLNLNTG